A genomic window from Fibrobacterota bacterium includes:
- a CDS encoding family 43 glycosylhydrolase: protein MEKRTIAGLAILCQAAGVLAATGVVKLSGTVTRTGGGALKDVSVSLKSSANLSAKTGTDGKFLISSGASALQRATESVAWAPRVEIQGTNLRVAIDPTSQGATMEVVSGDGRRILTEHFDDGGYPSKSIPATSLASGLNLLRWRNGARTMIQPIVRVDRNLYPMGIQPSSTVSDNTSLERAAAAAVDTLVASKAGYQDKLLPISSYLDSNLVIAMDSLTTCPAPKAGTSKSNPIFTDLYSADPGVMVDNCTFYIQAGHDEGSGGFVMNEWFLYKSTDMVTWTRTTAMNLKIFSWTNANAWAGQMIKARNGKYYWYVPINDIKFSKDRMAIGVAVADKPEGPWKDALGKPIVNDSVEMATFGGTNIDQTPHTIDPTVFIDDDGQAYLQYGGFWTMVSVKLNPDMISLGGKLVKSTPLDYFESPYLIKRNGLYYQIYARGSANPTTIDYATSTNPQGPWTWRGQILGKMPKVAGQDEPTNHAAVAEFAGQWYIVYHVSNGPNGGGTYKRMVAIDKMFFNADGTIKPVTPSPALTF from the coding sequence ATGGAAAAACGGACGATCGCAGGTTTGGCGATTTTGTGCCAAGCCGCCGGTGTACTGGCCGCAACGGGGGTTGTGAAGCTTTCGGGAACCGTGACGCGTACCGGTGGAGGCGCGCTCAAGGACGTCTCCGTATCCCTGAAAAGCTCAGCCAACCTTTCCGCCAAGACCGGGACGGACGGCAAGTTCCTGATCTCGTCGGGCGCATCGGCCCTCCAAAGGGCAACAGAATCTGTCGCATGGGCTCCCCGGGTGGAGATCCAAGGCACCAACTTGAGGGTGGCGATCGATCCGACGAGCCAGGGCGCGACGATGGAGGTCGTTTCAGGCGACGGAAGACGGATCCTGACCGAACACTTCGACGATGGCGGATACCCCTCGAAATCCATCCCTGCGACCTCGCTGGCGAGCGGTCTGAACCTTCTGCGCTGGCGCAACGGCGCTCGAACAATGATCCAGCCGATCGTGCGAGTGGACCGCAACCTCTATCCGATGGGCATCCAACCTAGCTCGACGGTTTCCGACAACACCTCGCTCGAGCGGGCCGCGGCCGCCGCGGTCGATACTCTCGTGGCCTCGAAAGCAGGCTACCAGGACAAGCTCCTTCCGATCTCATCCTACCTCGACTCGAACCTGGTCATCGCGATGGACAGCCTCACGACCTGCCCCGCGCCCAAGGCCGGTACCAGCAAATCCAACCCGATCTTCACCGATCTGTACAGCGCCGACCCCGGAGTGATGGTCGACAACTGCACGTTCTACATCCAAGCCGGTCACGACGAAGGCTCCGGCGGCTTCGTGATGAACGAGTGGTTCCTGTACAAGAGCACCGACATGGTGACTTGGACGCGCACCACGGCCATGAACCTCAAGATCTTCTCCTGGACCAACGCCAATGCGTGGGCGGGACAGATGATCAAAGCGCGCAACGGCAAGTACTACTGGTACGTCCCCATCAACGACATCAAGTTCAGCAAGGACCGCATGGCCATCGGAGTCGCCGTGGCCGACAAACCGGAGGGCCCCTGGAAGGACGCCTTGGGGAAACCCATCGTCAACGACAGCGTCGAGATGGCCACTTTCGGTGGGACGAATATTGACCAGACCCCGCACACCATCGACCCCACCGTGTTCATCGACGACGACGGCCAGGCCTACCTTCAGTACGGCGGCTTCTGGACCATGGTCTCGGTGAAGCTCAATCCCGACATGATCTCGCTGGGCGGCAAACTCGTGAAGTCGACGCCTTTGGACTACTTCGAATCTCCATACCTGATCAAGCGCAACGGTCTCTACTACCAGATCTACGCCCGCGGTTCGGCCAATCCCACCACCATCGACTACGCGACTTCCACGAATCCCCAGGGGCCCTGGACCTGGCGCGGACAGATCCTGGGCAAGATGCCGAAAGTGGCGGGCCAGGACGAGCCCACCAACCACGCAGCCGTAGCGGAGTTCGCAGGACAGTGGTACATCGTCTACCACGTGAGCAACGGCCCCAACGGCGGCGGCACCTACAAGCGCATGGTGGCCATCGACAAGATGTTTTTCAATGCCGACGGCACCATCAAGCCAGTGACACCGAGCCCCGCCCTGACCTTCTAG
- a CDS encoding 6-phosphofructokinase: MTEKIGILTAGGDCPGLNAVIRAVVKAGQYAGFQTLGFKGGFEGLLSPCEPVELDYNRMDGMLIRGGTILGAANKGRFAGKVGHGQERDLDPEILREAKANYDALGLRALIVVGGDGSLVIARQLAENGINVVGVPKTIDNDLDATDQTFGFDTAVDSATDALDRLHTTAESHGRVIILEVMGRHTGFIALHAGVAGGGDVILIPEIPFTYESITEKVLARERAGKKFTLLVVAEGAAPRGGKQSIKGEEIDREVRMGGIGQQVADELAKRTGKETRVVVLGHLQRGGAPTSFDRLLCTRYGEAAVRMVRAGQYGRMVALHGSEITDVSIQRAIGRRRRVSPDGELVLSAKALGIGFGD, translated from the coding sequence ATGACCGAGAAGATTGGAATCCTGACTGCCGGCGGCGATTGCCCCGGACTGAACGCGGTGATCCGAGCGGTCGTGAAGGCCGGACAATACGCGGGGTTCCAGACCTTGGGCTTCAAAGGCGGCTTCGAGGGACTCCTGAGCCCCTGCGAGCCGGTGGAGCTGGATTACAACCGCATGGACGGCATGCTGATCCGTGGCGGCACCATCCTGGGGGCCGCCAACAAGGGGCGGTTCGCCGGCAAGGTGGGACATGGCCAGGAACGCGATCTGGATCCCGAGATCCTCCGCGAGGCCAAGGCCAATTACGACGCTCTGGGCCTGCGGGCGCTGATCGTGGTGGGCGGCGATGGTTCGCTGGTGATCGCTCGACAGTTGGCGGAAAATGGCATCAACGTGGTGGGTGTTCCCAAGACCATCGACAACGACCTGGACGCCACCGACCAGACCTTCGGGTTCGACACCGCGGTGGACAGCGCCACGGACGCATTGGACCGGCTCCACACCACGGCGGAAAGCCACGGTCGGGTGATCATCCTGGAAGTGATGGGGCGCCACACCGGGTTCATCGCTTTGCACGCGGGGGTCGCGGGCGGCGGCGACGTGATCTTGATCCCCGAGATCCCCTTCACCTACGAATCCATCACGGAAAAAGTGCTGGCCCGCGAGCGGGCGGGTAAGAAGTTCACGCTGTTGGTGGTCGCCGAAGGTGCCGCCCCTCGCGGCGGCAAGCAGTCCATCAAGGGCGAAGAGATCGATCGCGAAGTGCGCATGGGCGGCATCGGCCAGCAGGTGGCGGATGAATTGGCCAAGCGCACGGGCAAGGAGACCCGCGTGGTGGTGCTGGGGCATCTCCAGCGCGGCGGTGCCCCGACAAGTTTTGACAGACTTCTGTGCACCCGCTACGGCGAGGCGGCCGTGCGCATGGTGCGGGCGGGACAGTACGGACGCATGGTGGCGCTCCACGGCAGCGAAATCACCGATGTGTCCATCCAGCGCGCGATCGGCAGGCGTCGTCGCGTGAGCCCGGACGGCGAACTGGTGTTGTCCGCCAAGGCGCTGGGGATCGGGTTCGGGGACTAA